One window of Mangrovibacterium diazotrophicum genomic DNA carries:
- the thiM gene encoding hydroxyethylthiazole kinase, whose amino-acid sequence MMITVKTISTDLKSVREKSPLVHNITNFVVMNNTANALLAVGASPVMAHAVEEVTDMVNIASSLVINMGTLNPQWVDGMIAAGKAATKKGIPVVFDPVGVGATPYRNEVAARIVNECKPTFIRGNASEIMALAKENIVTKGVDSSASSNSAIEGAKRLATETGAIVVISGPEDFITDGKEVLSTKNGSTMMAKVTGMGCTATAVLGAFAGVNANRLEAATHAMAVMSIAGEIAAAKSAGPGTLQLHFLDTLYNLSEADIEKTFKA is encoded by the coding sequence ATGATGATTACCGTAAAAACGATTAGCACCGATTTGAAGTCGGTGCGCGAGAAATCTCCCTTAGTGCACAACATTACCAACTTTGTGGTGATGAATAACACGGCCAATGCGTTGCTGGCCGTTGGTGCTTCGCCGGTGATGGCCCATGCCGTGGAAGAAGTCACAGATATGGTGAATATTGCTTCCTCGCTTGTGATCAACATGGGAACGCTCAATCCCCAGTGGGTTGATGGAATGATTGCTGCCGGTAAAGCAGCCACTAAAAAAGGTATTCCTGTTGTCTTCGATCCCGTTGGTGTAGGCGCTACGCCATACCGGAATGAGGTTGCTGCACGAATTGTAAACGAGTGCAAACCGACTTTCATTCGGGGCAATGCATCTGAAATTATGGCTTTGGCCAAAGAAAACATTGTGACCAAAGGCGTGGATAGCTCCGCTTCGAGCAATTCGGCGATAGAGGGAGCCAAGCGTTTGGCAACAGAGACCGGAGCGATTGTCGTAATCAGTGGTCCAGAGGATTTTATAACTGATGGAAAAGAAGTGCTGTCAACTAAAAACGGTTCGACCATGATGGCGAAAGTGACCGGGATGGGGTGTACCGCAACAGCTGTTTTAGGAGCTTTTGCCGGCGTTAATGCCAACCGTTTGGAGGCAGCAACGCATGCAATGGCTGTGATGAGTATTGCCGGTGAAATTGCAGCTGCAAAATCAGCAGGGCCGGGGACCTTGCAACTTCACTTTCTGGATACGCTTTACAACCTGAGCGAAGCGG